A region of Saccharococcus thermophilus DNA encodes the following proteins:
- a CDS encoding DMT family transporter, whose product MSKLFVYISLVLIMMIWGFNVTAIKILVEHFSPVMLTSFRIFTAGIVVILILLFMGQLRKLTWKEVMYIGIAALFSVVAHHLFLALGLTKTTASNAGLILGLVPLVTSVLAVIFLGDRFTVFRFVGIFLGFTGVVFVVLNGESGIHHVSIGDFYVFLAVLSQGISFIMIKKATIDARVMTGWMLLFGSLLLFFISLWMEPNGLSSLANGTPSLWIIFLASAVFATALGHMFYNQAIQHIGAVESAIFINLNPLFSLLGAYLFLGESISFTQMVGFVLIVIGVVLGSGVLDEIGTLIHRSKMMGKKC is encoded by the coding sequence ATGTCGAAACTGTTCGTTTACATATCCCTCGTCTTGATTATGATGATCTGGGGATTCAACGTGACTGCCATCAAGATTTTAGTCGAACATTTTTCGCCGGTGATGTTAACGTCGTTTCGGATTTTTACAGCAGGGATTGTTGTGATTCTGATTTTGCTATTCATGGGGCAGTTGCGGAAATTGACTTGGAAGGAAGTTATGTATATTGGCATAGCCGCTTTGTTTAGCGTCGTTGCCCATCACCTTTTTCTTGCGCTTGGATTAACCAAAACGACAGCGTCCAACGCTGGCTTAATTTTAGGTCTTGTTCCGCTGGTGACATCGGTGTTAGCGGTCATCTTTTTGGGCGATCGGTTTACAGTGTTTCGGTTTGTCGGGATTTTCCTCGGGTTTACCGGCGTGGTGTTTGTTGTGTTAAACGGCGAAAGCGGCATTCACCATGTGTCCATTGGCGATTTTTATGTATTTCTGGCCGTATTATCTCAAGGAATCAGTTTTATCATGATAAAAAAGGCAACGATCGATGCGCGTGTGATGACAGGTTGGATGTTGTTGTTTGGGTCTTTGCTTTTATTTTTCATTAGTTTATGGATGGAACCGAACGGCTTATCCAGCTTGGCCAACGGTACGCCATCTCTATGGATAATCTTCCTTGCTTCTGCTGTATTTGCCACTGCGCTGGGTCATATGTTTTACAACCAAGCGATTCAGCATATTGGTGCGGTGGAATCGGCGATTTTCATTAATTTGAATCCTTTGTTTTCTTTGCTGGGAGCTTATTTATTTCTCGGAGAATCTATTTCTTTTACACAAATGGTGGGATTTGTTTTGATTGTGATTGGCGTCGTCTTAGGCAGCGGTGTATTGGATGAAATCGGGACGCTTATCCATCGCTCGAAAATGATGGGGAAAAAGTGCTAA
- a CDS encoding MFS transporter, which produces MGERAVEKLEDALPSYETKRRPGWKLYVSLPILSWALYDFANTIFSSNVNTIFFPLYVSEAVGKSESLNQIASTFISYANALASFFLVVFSPLYGTWIDRTGRRKKWLGIFTALSVAATLLMGVAGYSNPANFIFGLPASFIITVLLFVAAKFFYHSSLVFYDSMISILGNKQEIPLISGFGVAVGYVGTLVGLAVYPFVGEKDYYRAFIPSALLFLLFSLPLFFFVKEEAALLKRKAGFLAGYRDIYATLKEMKKYQHIFTFMIAYFFLNDAVATTIAIMSVYAKAIAGFTAGEFILLYLVSTVSSIIGSFLFGYITRSKGAKKAVLYVGVMMCIALAIGSLAFSKLSFWIAGSLFGVSLGAMWVTSRTYIVELSPKDKQGQFFGLFAFSGKVSAIIGPGIYGSITLLLHSYGNIANRLAMGSLLVMVLLGIFFLRKVEPQALAETES; this is translated from the coding sequence ATGGGGGAGAGGGCAGTGGAGAAGTTAGAAGATGCCTTGCCTTCGTATGAAACAAAGAGGCGGCCGGGCTGGAAACTGTATGTTTCTTTGCCGATTTTATCGTGGGCGTTGTATGATTTTGCGAATACGATTTTTTCCTCGAATGTGAATACGATTTTTTTCCCGCTTTATGTTTCGGAAGCGGTGGGAAAAAGCGAGAGCTTGAACCAGATAGCCAGTACATTTATTTCTTATGCGAATGCGTTAGCCTCTTTCTTTTTAGTTGTATTTTCTCCTTTATACGGCACATGGATTGACCGGACTGGGAGAAGAAAGAAATGGCTTGGGATCTTTACGGCTCTTTCGGTTGCGGCGACTTTGCTTATGGGCGTTGCCGGATATTCGAATCCTGCGAATTTCATTTTTGGATTGCCGGCATCTTTTATCATCACCGTGCTTTTATTTGTCGCGGCAAAGTTTTTTTATCATTCGAGCCTCGTGTTTTACGATTCCATGATTTCTATTTTGGGGAATAAACAGGAAATTCCGCTCATCTCCGGTTTTGGTGTTGCCGTCGGATATGTCGGAACGCTTGTCGGGCTTGCCGTGTATCCGTTTGTTGGCGAAAAGGATTACTACCGGGCTTTTATTCCAAGCGCCCTTTTGTTTCTCCTCTTTTCTTTACCGCTTTTTTTCTTTGTCAAAGAAGAAGCCGCTCTGCTAAAGCGAAAGGCCGGATTTTTGGCGGGCTATCGGGATATTTATGCGACGTTGAAAGAAATGAAAAAGTATCAACACATTTTTACTTTCATGATTGCTTATTTCTTTTTAAATGATGCGGTGGCGACGACAATCGCTATCATGTCCGTTTATGCCAAGGCGATTGCCGGGTTTACGGCGGGAGAATTTATCCTTTTATATTTAGTTTCCACCGTTTCTAGCATTATCGGTTCCTTTCTTTTTGGCTATATTACAAGAAGCAAAGGGGCAAAAAAAGCGGTTTTGTATGTCGGCGTCATGATGTGCATCGCACTGGCGATAGGGTCGCTTGCTTTTTCCAAGCTTTCTTTTTGGATCGCTGGAAGCTTGTTCGGCGTTAGTTTAGGAGCGATGTGGGTTACTTCGAGAACATATATTGTCGAGCTTTCGCCGAAAGATAAGCAAGGGCAATTTTTCGGGCTGTTCGCTTTTTCCGGAAAAGTGTCGGCCATCATCGGCCCGGGGATTTACGGAAGCATTACCCTTCTTCTTCATTCGTATGGTAACATTGCTAATCGGTTGGCGATGGGATCGCTGCTAGTGATGGTGCTCCTTGGCATTTTCTTTTTGAGGAAGGTAGAGCCGCAGGCGCTTGCCGAGACGGAAAGCTGA
- a CDS encoding SEC-C metal-binding domain-containing protein encodes MPCGSGRKYKQCCGKEKTVSLQSVVERELGECMRDVLAYAADRYEDEIVPFLEERQTEGLPETLAIGIELFVTNWAIFCLPLESENTTIFASYLQDRRSARWRPSVRTQIESWQGAVPSFDELIGRDGERNLFVRDVLTGEEKQVHIFEADEVPEMEEGDILIGLLVPYGQAYTYFTTLLVFPHAGAGRLIATLRQEQHGETDGRAFLRHAFPEAMDLAVSQLIWEFVRQMEWEKPEYEAVMQELRSRFPNDQEEALVRAHVIWRAYCNKEHPRIGHPAVYAATLHYFVCAIAGGEELEEEEVAFLYEVPLDKMSARVDDLMLFSFDSMIDDDDEWDDKDLDFLDDDDWELVDDEDDSADDYWDLSDEDGWLFDDDMEEDEIDLLFDELMAKMEELLEREDWDEKKVMKLTENLVAEWVDAGEIDEADAELVCEAMQALALEVIRTQNKG; translated from the coding sequence GTGCCGTGCGGGAGCGGCAGAAAGTATAAGCAGTGCTGCGGCAAGGAAAAAACCGTTTCGCTGCAGTCGGTTGTGGAACGGGAGTTAGGGGAATGTATGCGCGATGTATTGGCGTATGCAGCGGACCGTTATGAAGATGAGATCGTTCCGTTTCTCGAAGAGCGGCAGACGGAAGGGCTACCGGAAACGCTGGCGATCGGAATCGAACTGTTTGTCACCAACTGGGCGATTTTTTGCCTACCGCTAGAAAGCGAAAACACAACGATTTTCGCCTCTTATTTGCAAGACCGGCGCAGTGCGCGCTGGCGTCCGTCGGTGCGGACGCAAATTGAGTCGTGGCAAGGCGCGGTGCCGTCGTTCGACGAACTCATCGGCCGCGATGGGGAACGGAATTTGTTTGTACGGGATGTGCTGACCGGGGAAGAAAAGCAGGTCCATATTTTCGAGGCCGATGAAGTGCCGGAGATGGAAGAAGGGGATATCCTTATCGGTTTATTAGTGCCATATGGACAAGCGTATACGTATTTCACGACGCTGCTTGTGTTTCCGCACGCTGGTGCCGGACGGTTGATTGCCACACTGCGCCAGGAGCAGCACGGGGAAACCGATGGCCGCGCGTTTTTGCGCCACGCTTTTCCAGAAGCGATGGATCTTGCGGTGAGCCAGCTTATTTGGGAGTTCGTGCGGCAAATGGAATGGGAAAAGCCGGAGTACGAGGCGGTGATGCAGGAGCTAAGGAGCCGTTTCCCGAATGACCAGGAGGAGGCGCTAGTGCGGGCGCATGTCATCTGGCGCGCGTATTGCAATAAGGAGCATCCGCGTATCGGCCATCCAGCAGTATATGCGGCCACCCTCCATTATTTCGTCTGCGCCATAGCGGGCGGGGAAGAGTTGGAGGAAGAGGAGGTCGCCTTCTTATACGAAGTGCCGCTTGACAAGATGTCCGCCAGAGTGGACGATCTGATGCTCTTTTCTTTCGACAGCATGATCGATGATGACGACGAATGGGACGATAAAGATTTGGATTTTCTTGATGATGACGACTGGGAGCTGGTTGATGACGAGGATGATTCTGCTGATGATTATTGGGACCTTTCCGATGAGGACGGGTGGCTCTTTGATGACGATATGGAAGAGGACGAAATCGACTTATTGTTTGACGAGCTGATGGCGAAAATGGAGGAGCTGCTCGAGAGGGAAGACTGGGATGAGAAAAAGGTGATGAAATTAACCGAAAACCTCGTGGCCGAATGGGTCGATGCAGGAGAGATCGATGAAGCTGATGCCGAGCTAGTCTGTGAGGCGATGCAAGCGCTGGCGCTCGAGGTGATACGGACGCAAAACAAAGGCTAG
- a CDS encoding transcriptional regulator — protein sequence MAGGISYHAKDVLFKSLSELYQNQALDVYGLHGLPKIKTLLPNEYPAVRADEKRSDTLFLLEDDSILLLEYESNQRFIENHLKYLDYAYRILHTYYRQQKQIRPIHIVVIYTSEVTSAHEQLHAGDVLISSKAVLLCEYNGDAIFHAIEEKILNNEPLTAEETMKLILVPLMNSRFDRQTMIEKTIELAKEIRDEPTQLHVIAGILTATDKFIDEEYVKKVKEWIKMTKVIRLFEQEKEEAVKEAEKQKAIEIAKNLLDVLPIHEIAKRTGLTVAEVADLAKEMGK from the coding sequence ATGGCAGGTGGTATATCGTATCATGCGAAAGACGTTTTGTTTAAGTCGTTAAGCGAATTGTACCAAAATCAAGCGCTCGATGTGTACGGACTACATGGACTGCCGAAAATTAAGACACTGTTGCCTAATGAATATCCAGCTGTACGAGCGGATGAAAAGCGTTCAGACACCTTGTTTCTTCTCGAAGACGATTCGATCCTTCTCCTTGAATACGAAAGCAACCAACGATTTATTGAAAACCATTTAAAGTACCTCGATTATGCTTACCGAATTTTGCACACATACTATAGACAGCAGAAACAAATCAGGCCTATTCATATCGTTGTCATTTATACGAGCGAAGTCACAAGCGCTCACGAACAATTGCACGCTGGAGATGTGTTGATTTCTTCGAAAGCCGTATTGCTTTGCGAATACAACGGAGATGCGATTTTCCATGCCATCGAAGAAAAAATTCTCAACAACGAACCGTTAACAGCGGAAGAAACGATGAAACTCATTCTCGTTCCACTTATGAATAGTCGTTTCGACCGGCAAACGATGATTGAAAAAACGATCGAGCTCGCAAAAGAAATTCGTGACGAACCAACGCAACTACACGTCATCGCCGGCATCTTAACCGCTACCGATAAGTTTATTGACGAAGAATATGTCAAAAAAGTAAAGGAGTGGATCAAAATGACAAAGGTCATTCGGCTTTTCGAACAGGAAAAAGAAGAAGCAGTGAAAGAAGCAGAAAAACAGAAGGCAATTGAAATCGCAAAAAACTTACTAGATGTCCTGCCTATTCATGAGATTGCGAAACGGACCGGATTAACCGTTGCTGAAGTGGCAGACTTAGCGAAAGAAATGGGCAAATAA
- a CDS encoding MASE3 domain-containing protein: MTNSPGMLNQQEKKTIMIAGIATLFFLATILFRDELYFVAQAKQYLSIHTILEFLSITVSLSIAIQGWMIFPQHLSRYRLWYSGVFLIVGIIDLLHTLSYKGMPGLIITESSAQKATWFWIAARLTQACMLFLIIFFPDKQVQSRQKTSMSKFYSPPRHENPSLLPIMNDERKQFEKTCFLMVVRPCTKNCLSPFGVPPIVSPFPVKR; the protein is encoded by the coding sequence ATGACGAACAGTCCTGGCATGTTAAATCAGCAAGAGAAAAAAACGATAATGATTGCAGGCATTGCCACCTTATTTTTTTTGGCCACCATTTTGTTTCGTGATGAACTGTATTTTGTCGCCCAAGCAAAACAATATTTATCCATACACACCATCTTGGAATTCCTCAGCATCACCGTCTCGTTGTCCATCGCGATTCAAGGGTGGATGATTTTTCCGCAACATTTATCTAGATATCGCTTATGGTATTCGGGTGTATTTCTCATAGTCGGCATCATCGATTTATTGCACACGCTTTCATATAAAGGCATGCCTGGCTTAATCATTACTGAAAGTTCTGCGCAAAAAGCTACATGGTTTTGGATTGCCGCTAGATTAACGCAAGCGTGCATGCTGTTTCTAATCATATTTTTTCCAGATAAACAAGTACAAAGCAGACAAAAAACATCCATGAGTAAATTTTACTCCCCACCCAGGCATGAAAATCCATCTCTCCTTCCCATAATGAATGATGAACGCAAACAGTTTGAAAAGACGTGCTTTTTAATGGTGGTTCGACCCTGTACAAAAAACTGTTTGAGTCCATTTGGTGTTCCACCCATTGTGAGCCCTTTTCCTGTGAAAAGGTGA
- a CDS encoding IS110 family transposase: MDVLYHRCAGLDIHAKTIVVCALWGEEDHIQKEIETFSTFTKDLFRLLKWLEDRKITHLAMESTGVYWKPVFNILEDYFDITLANAQRIKNVPGRKTDVSDAEWIAKLLRYGLIEKSFVPPAPIRELRDLTRLRKKWVGQLTAEKNRIHKVLECSNIKLGTVISDIFGVSGRKLLNRLMEQGYIEEADIDACLHGRMKGKKQQIQESLFGTLTEHELFMIRQSWKHIEYLESLIQEMDQRIDHLLQPYQQEMDLLMTIPGVKKETAAVIIAEIGVDMGQFPTPQRLASWAGVAPGNHESAGKRKSTRTVKGNPHIKSALCEAAWALSRCRNQPLAAKFWSLAARRGKKKALVAIAHRMLVTIYCMLSRKEPFRGPQVS, translated from the coding sequence ATGGATGTGCTTTATCATCGTTGCGCAGGGTTAGATATCCATGCCAAAACGATTGTCGTTTGTGCGCTTTGGGGAGAAGAAGACCACATTCAAAAGGAGATCGAGACGTTTTCGACGTTCACCAAAGACTTGTTTCGTCTCCTGAAATGGCTCGAGGATCGAAAAATCACTCATCTAGCGATGGAGAGCACGGGAGTTTACTGGAAACCGGTCTTTAACATTTTAGAAGACTACTTTGACATTACCTTGGCCAACGCTCAGCGTATCAAGAACGTCCCAGGGAGAAAAACGGATGTATCCGATGCGGAATGGATCGCTAAATTATTGCGTTATGGACTGATTGAAAAGAGTTTTGTGCCACCCGCGCCAATTCGGGAATTGCGGGACTTGACCCGTTTGCGCAAAAAGTGGGTGGGGCAATTGACCGCGGAAAAAAACCGAATCCATAAAGTATTAGAGTGTTCCAATATCAAGCTGGGTACGGTGATTTCCGACATCTTCGGAGTATCGGGCCGAAAACTCTTGAACCGTTTAATGGAGCAGGGGTATATCGAAGAAGCCGACATCGACGCTTGCCTTCACGGGAGAATGAAAGGGAAAAAGCAACAAATTCAGGAATCGCTCTTTGGGACATTAACCGAACATGAGTTATTCATGATTCGCCAATCGTGGAAGCATATCGAGTATTTGGAAAGCTTGATTCAGGAGATGGACCAACGCATCGACCATCTCTTACAGCCGTATCAACAGGAAATGGATCTTCTGATGACGATCCCTGGAGTGAAAAAGGAAACCGCCGCCGTCATCATCGCCGAAATCGGAGTGGATATGGGACAGTTCCCGACGCCGCAGCGCCTCGCTTCTTGGGCTGGAGTGGCCCCGGGAAATCACGAAAGCGCTGGAAAACGCAAAAGTACACGAACGGTAAAGGGCAATCCACATATTAAATCCGCGTTATGCGAGGCGGCATGGGCGTTATCCCGATGCAGGAATCAACCGTTGGCGGCGAAATTTTGGTCATTGGCGGCTCGCCGGGGAAAGAAAAAAGCACTCGTTGCGATCGCGCACCGAATGCTTGTCACCATTTACTGCATGCTTTCCCGAAAAGAACCGTTTCGAGGACCACAAGTAAGTTAG
- a CDS encoding bifunctional diguanylate cyclase/phosphodiesterase, which translates to MTGFYGFSQKKTVFIFSLLYVFVISYIIVRYEQKLPLLVIDGKGTTNLKNFLEYIVILFYAFTAFMTLLSYKKQPKKSYLDLILAFVFLVLSELLFTLYKNVYDVQNFLGHLYKGISYIYFMKGIYIATIKEPYDARKKAEEELKKREKHLKTITSSLGEGVIVLDKDKKITFMNQEAERLLGYQKNELLGKALFQKIHCGNENQCASLCECPIYQTMELKKAYRVEEDFCVRKDGTLLPIAYVSTPMIDDNGEIIGSVVVFRDITERKKYNEKIKYQAYHDALTDLPNRRYLIEKLKNELKRAEKHNSQIAILYLDLDNFKNINDSFGHVMGDLLLKNVAQRLTMIHPDCFIARLGGDEFAVLLSGNDLNVEEIACKTIQILTQPIKLENKEVFITTSIGISVYPKDGDDEMTLIQHADMAMYDAKKKGKNQFSFYTTKLEQQRTRKSKIEQLLRTALENEEISLCYQPIVDTVSKRIIGLEAFVRWHHPEIGEIPANEFIAVAEENGLIVSLGKHILITALQDLKHLHEIGFDHLYVSVNLSLRQLRHHDFAALISQLLQKNKLQANYLELEITENIALCDEKHVIHSIQKLKDIGVRIAIDDFGIGRSSIGYLRTFSVDTLKIDKSFIFDVTTNPNTAHLTSALITFAHNLNLQVVAEGVETAEQLGFLEQHHCDKIQGYLFSPPVSFEQLVSLLHNSSSRC; encoded by the coding sequence TTGACCGGGTTTTATGGATTTTCACAGAAAAAGACGGTGTTTATTTTTTCTCTTCTCTATGTATTTGTTATTTCTTATATTATCGTTCGCTATGAACAAAAACTTCCGCTTCTCGTTATCGATGGGAAAGGCACAACGAATTTAAAAAATTTCTTAGAATATATTGTTATCCTTTTTTATGCTTTCACCGCTTTTATGACGTTGCTTTCTTACAAAAAACAGCCCAAAAAATCCTATCTTGACCTCATATTGGCGTTTGTATTTTTAGTTTTAAGCGAACTTTTGTTTACATTGTATAAAAACGTGTACGACGTACAAAATTTTTTAGGTCATTTGTACAAAGGAATCAGTTACATTTATTTTATGAAAGGAATATACATTGCTACGATTAAAGAACCATACGATGCCCGGAAAAAGGCAGAGGAAGAATTGAAAAAACGAGAGAAACATCTAAAAACGATCACCTCGTCATTAGGTGAGGGGGTCATCGTATTAGACAAAGACAAAAAAATAACTTTTATGAACCAAGAAGCGGAACGTTTACTCGGTTATCAAAAAAACGAATTGTTAGGAAAAGCATTGTTCCAAAAAATTCATTGCGGCAATGAAAATCAATGCGCTTCTCTTTGTGAATGCCCGATCTATCAGACGATGGAATTAAAAAAAGCATATCGCGTAGAAGAGGATTTTTGTGTTCGAAAAGATGGGACGCTGTTGCCAATTGCTTATGTCTCTACGCCGATGATCGACGATAACGGAGAAATAATCGGCTCTGTCGTTGTCTTTCGTGATATTACTGAGCGAAAAAAATACAATGAAAAAATTAAGTATCAAGCCTACCATGATGCATTAACTGATTTGCCAAATCGCCGCTACTTGATTGAGAAGCTAAAGAACGAACTGAAAAGGGCAGAAAAACATAACAGCCAAATCGCTATACTGTACTTGGATTTAGACAACTTTAAAAACATTAATGATTCATTTGGCCATGTCATGGGAGATTTATTATTAAAAAACGTGGCGCAACGCTTGACAATGATTCATCCTGATTGCTTTATCGCCCGTTTGGGAGGAGACGAATTTGCCGTTCTTTTATCCGGAAATGATCTCAATGTCGAGGAAATAGCCTGCAAAACCATTCAAATATTAACCCAGCCGATTAAGCTTGAAAATAAAGAAGTCTTTATTACGACAAGCATAGGTATCAGCGTGTATCCAAAAGACGGGGATGACGAAATGACCTTAATCCAACACGCCGATATGGCAATGTATGATGCGAAAAAGAAAGGAAAAAACCAATTTTCATTCTATACGACCAAACTAGAACAACAGAGAACAAGAAAATCAAAAATTGAACAGCTGCTTCGTACCGCATTAGAAAACGAAGAGATTTCTTTATGTTATCAGCCGATCGTTGACACGGTTTCCAAACGGATTATCGGCTTAGAAGCTTTCGTTCGTTGGCACCATCCAGAGATCGGGGAGATTCCGGCCAATGAATTTATCGCGGTTGCAGAAGAAAACGGTCTCATTGTATCGCTTGGCAAGCATATATTAATAACCGCTCTTCAAGATTTAAAACATTTGCACGAAATCGGATTTGATCATTTGTACGTCAGCGTGAACCTTTCCTTACGGCAATTACGGCATCATGACTTTGCCGCGTTGATCAGTCAATTATTACAAAAGAATAAATTACAAGCAAACTATTTAGAACTAGAAATTACGGAAAATATTGCCCTATGCGACGAAAAACACGTCATCCATAGCATTCAGAAATTAAAAGATATAGGTGTCCGCATCGCGATTGATGATTTTGGAATCGGCCGTTCCTCCATCGGATATTTACGAACCTTTTCCGTTGACACATTGAAAATTGATAAATCATTCATTTTCGATGTAACAACCAATCCAAATACCGCTCATTTGACGTCTGCGCTGATCACGTTCGCGCATAACTTAAACTTGCAAGTGGTTGCCGAGGGAGTAGAAACAGCAGAACAGTTAGGCTTCTTAGAGCAGCACCATTGCGATAAAATCCAAGGCTATTTATTTAGCCCTCCTGTTTCGTTTGAACAACTCGTTTCGCTTCTTCATAACAGTTCATCACGATGTTGA
- a CDS encoding DUF488 domain-containing protein, which translates to MAGDYFLKRIYEPYDSADGKRILIDRIWPRGISKTEAKIDLWMKEIAPSPELRKWFDHKRERFQEFSKRYVTELETEEQKQMLVRELIAMAKKEKVTLLYGAKDQECNHAVVLRNFLIGER; encoded by the coding sequence ATGGCCGGAGATTATTTTTTAAAAAGAATTTATGAACCGTATGATTCAGCAGATGGAAAACGAATTTTAATCGATCGGATTTGGCCGAGAGGCATCTCTAAAACGGAAGCAAAAATTGATCTGTGGATGAAAGAGATTGCCCCAAGCCCCGAACTTAGAAAATGGTTTGATCATAAAAGAGAGCGGTTTCAAGAATTTTCAAAGCGTTATGTGACGGAGCTTGAAACGGAGGAACAAAAACAAATGCTTGTCAGGGAACTGATTGCGATGGCAAAAAAAGAAAAAGTAACCCTCCTTTACGGGGCTAAGGATCAAGAATGCAATCATGCCGTTGTGTTACGAAACTTTTTAATAGGCGAACGCTAG
- a CDS encoding macro domain-containing protein — protein MIKAVRGDITKLQDVSYICNAANGIGPMGGGVAAAIRKAGGKEIETEAIKVCQEQNPMPGDLYVTHAGTLPFQRIIHLVTMKEPAGATSYDIVKTCLNNLVAYCQKHGIDKVALPALGTGVGNLDKAKVAAIFKEVLEPVKDIEFIVVDIDEEFIALFTGSGNVD, from the coding sequence ATGATCAAAGCCGTGCGTGGAGACATTACCAAGCTTCAAGATGTTTCGTACATTTGCAACGCGGCAAACGGAATCGGTCCGATGGGAGGGGGAGTGGCGGCCGCGATTCGCAAAGCCGGCGGCAAAGAGATTGAGACGGAAGCGATCAAAGTTTGCCAGGAGCAAAATCCGATGCCAGGCGACCTTTATGTCACCCATGCGGGAACCCTTCCGTTTCAACGCATTATTCATCTAGTGACGATGAAAGAGCCAGCAGGGGCGACTTCTTATGACATTGTCAAAACATGCTTAAACAATTTAGTCGCTTACTGTCAAAAACATGGAATTGACAAGGTGGCCCTTCCAGCGTTGGGAACAGGGGTAGGAAATTTGGATAAAGCAAAAGTCGCCGCCATCTTCAAAGAAGTGTTGGAACCGGTGAAAGATATTGAATTTATCGTTGTTGATATTGACGAAGAATTTATCGCCTTATTCACTGGAAGCGGCAATGTTGACTAA
- a CDS encoding MTP-1 family protein yields the protein MLFRTPTIKTCEALLEEFRYAAQPFEAEKLVFTGVGERDVYNISAPFEDEGEMVIAGRVESRDSEQSEVYFFVHRDGKWTPREGAPVFALQDPFVSKIHGDLVFGGVETFSHPSIENTLGWRTVFYKGKNIASLAEFAKGPDGMKDIRLVELKDGSIGVFTRPQGEKGGRGKIGFTRITSLDDLTMEVIEGAPLLDNQFIDEEWGGVNEPHLLSNGLVGVLGHIARFDKDGNRHYYPMVFVLNPDTMEISNIELIATRSHFLEGPAKRPDLVDVVFSGGLIRKEDGTAELYAGISDAEAQKITVVDPFIKYERQG from the coding sequence ATGTTATTTAGGACACCTACGATCAAGACATGCGAGGCGTTATTGGAAGAGTTCCGATATGCGGCGCAGCCGTTTGAGGCGGAAAAATTAGTGTTCACGGGCGTAGGGGAAAGAGATGTGTATAATATTTCCGCGCCGTTTGAAGATGAGGGAGAGATGGTCATTGCCGGCCGAGTAGAGTCGAGAGATAGCGAGCAATCGGAAGTATATTTCTTTGTCCATCGGGATGGAAAATGGACGCCAAGGGAAGGTGCGCCTGTTTTTGCCCTGCAGGATCCGTTTGTTTCGAAAATTCATGGCGATTTAGTTTTCGGTGGGGTGGAAACTTTCTCCCATCCAAGCATCGAGAACACTTTAGGCTGGAGAACGGTTTTTTACAAAGGGAAGAATATTGCTAGTTTAGCAGAGTTTGCGAAAGGCCCGGATGGAATGAAAGATATTCGCTTAGTCGAGCTGAAAGACGGGTCGATTGGCGTGTTTACGCGCCCGCAAGGAGAAAAAGGAGGACGTGGGAAAATTGGATTTACCCGCATCACGTCACTGGACGATTTGACGATGGAGGTCATCGAAGGCGCTCCGCTCTTGGATAATCAGTTCATCGATGAGGAATGGGGCGGGGTCAATGAACCGCACTTGCTTTCTAACGGTCTTGTCGGTGTTCTCGGGCATATTGCCCGTTTCGATAAGGATGGAAACCGCCATTATTATCCGATGGTGTTTGTGTTGAATCCGGATACGATGGAAATTTCGAATATCGAGTTGATCGCGACGCGTTCGCATTTCCTCGAAGGTCCCGCAAAGCGGCCAGACCTTGTCGATGTCGTATTTAGCGGCGGGTTAATTCGAAAAGAGGATGGAACGGCGGAGCTTTATGCGGGAATTAGCGATGCGGAAGCACAAAAAATTACCGTTGTCGACCCATTCATAAAATACGAAAGGCAGGGATAG